ATCAATATTGATTTTGAAAGCCGTGTTATTGCCAGCGAGGCTATCGAGAGTAAAGTTCTCGTGCATAGCGGAATTTAATGATCCAGAATATACTCTTTTGTTAAGGGAGATTGAGCATCTTCAAATATTTTCTGAACACTTCCGGATTCAACAATCTTGCCATTACAAAAGAAAATTACGCTATCAGATAGCTTTTTAGCTTGTTTCATCGAATGAGTCACCATAATTATGGTAAACCTTAATTTCAGCTCTTGTATAAGGTTTTCGATTGCATTGGTTGCCATTGGATCAAGAGCGGAGCATGGTTCATCCATTAATAAAATAGTTGGCTTCACTGCAATTGCACGGGCAATGCACAATCTCTGTTGTTGGCCACCAGATAAATCCAATGCGCTGTCCTGCAATCTATCTTTCAACTCTTCCCATAAACCGACCTTAGTTAAACTATTTTCCACCATTTCGTCTAATTTTTGCTTATTCTTCACCATGCCATGCAATTTGGGCCCATAAGCAACATTATCATATATTGACTTTGGAAAAGGGTTTGGCTTTTGAAATACCATGCCAACTTTTGCTCTAAGTAGCACGACATCCATATCACGTGAATATATATTACCTAGCCCGTTGATAACCAACTCACCAACAGCTTTGCACCCTGGTACATAATCATTCATGCGATTAAAACAGCGTAAAAAGGTTGATTTACCACACCCAGATGGCCCGATGAAAGTAGTAACTTTTCTTTTATAAATATCCAGATTTATATCGAATAAAACTTGCTTAGAGCCATACCAGAGATTTAAATTTTTAACAGAAGCACGTGTATCATTCATATTACGTCCTGCATTGAATAGAGTCCTGGTGTTCCTCTTTTGTTTTCATATAGCCATATTACTGCTTGAACAGCACCTTTGGCAAATGTTGTGCGATCAATTGCTTTATGGCTTAACTCTATCCGTTCATCAGAATTAACAAACATTACACTATGGTCTCCTATCACTCCACCTCCACGAGATACTGCAAAACCTATTTCTCCCTTTTCTCTTATTTTTAGATAACTATGATAATACTGTTGAAAATCTCTTTTTGAAGCACTAGCAATTGCTTTACCAAGTTCTATAGCTGTTCCAGATGGCGAATCTTTTTTTAAGTTATGGTGCATTTCCCAAATTTCAGCGTCATATTCGTTACCTAAAAGCCCAGCAGCTTTTTTTACCAATTTTAACAATACGTTAACTCCAACGCTCATATTTGCCGACCATAATATCGGAACCTCAGCAGCATACTCTTTTAAATCGATACTTTCTATTCCAGTTGTACCGCTAACTAGCGGTTTTTTAAATCTCACAGCCGCCTTAAGGCAGTCTAGCATACATTCTTTAGTTGTAAAATCTATTACAACATCGGATGACTCAAACACGTCACTAATAGAACTTATAACTTTGATTCCTAAATTGAAGCTGTGGCCTATAATTGGCCCTATATCTAAGCCTACGTATTTACTATCTGCACGGGCAACAGCACCTGCTATCTCTACTTTGGTATTTGTGGTTAATTCACTGAGTATTTTTTTGCCCATTCTGCCTAAACAGCCTATTACTCCAACTCTGATTTTCATAAAGCTTTTTATGTTATATTAGGCTTTTTTTGAAACTTTGTCATTCTTGTAAACATAGCTTAGACCTCCCTACAATTCAAAATGAATATATATCTTATTGAGCTACATACCAAGTTGCTTTGCCTTTTCCATGCTGAGTGATGTGATTACCTTTTACAAGATTAGATACATGCTTCTTTAAGGTACTTCGGTTTGCTTTAGTAATATTTTCTAAATCCTTCATTGTAAGACGCCCATGTTCGCTAAGTAAAGCTAATATTTTAGCCGAAAGTGGTGGCAAATAAAGATTCAACATTTTTTCATGTAACACCTTTTGTTCAAGATGAAATTTTTGCTTTTGCAGTGATCTTAAGAAAAACATAAGCCATGGACTAAAGTCATAGTTGCCAGTCTTTAAAGACTGTTGAGTGCGACGCAAAGCTAAGTAATAACTTTCCTTGTTACTTTCAATTATACTCTCAAGAGAACTGTAGGGTACGTAGACATACCCTAACTTTAGCAACAAGAAAGTTGTAAGAATACGTGATAATCTTCCATTTCCATCTTGAAAGGGATGGATAGCTAAAAAAGTCACTATAAAGGTACCGATAATTAATAGAGGGTGTAACGATTTCACTTCTAATTGCTGGCTAGTCCAATAGATAAGTTCTTGCACCTGTGTCACAGTTTCGAATGGAGAGGCTGTTTCAAAAATTATGCCTAAGCTTTTTCCAGATTCATCAAACGCTTCAACATGATTGGGAAATTTTTTATATTCTCCCATGTGCTTTTGATCTTTATGTGAAAATTGTAAAAGCCAGATATGAAACTGTTTTAAGACGTTTTCTGTAAATGGCATATTTTCAAAGTTTTGAAATACCTCTTCGCACACATACGCATATCCAGCTATTTCTTGTTCATCCCGAGAACGAAATGATCGTGTATCAAGTTTGGATAATAATTGCTCAACTTCACGGTCTGATAGTTTTGCTCCTTCAATACGAGTAGAAGAACCGATACTTTCAATTGTTGCAATTTTCTTGAGCATTTGTAAACGCTCTGGAGCTAAACTACCAAATAATTGCCATGCTCCTTTAAATTCATCAATTTCAGCAACTAATTTCAGCATTTCAGATGTTATTACAATTTTTGAAATGTCAAACATATCCGTATTTTTATCTAATTATATCCAATTATACCCGAAAATATCCTATTAGTAAAGCAGAAAAGCATACCAAAGAGTGAGTTTCATTAGGCATAAGGGGCTATTTTATGTGAAAATATAATATTTTGGTGAAATTATAAGAAAAACTAAGTTCCAGTGTCAGCTACTTACATGACACCACTTTAGCTTCAATATTTGTACATTGGCCATGCTCCTAAACGGATATATTAAGTGAATATGTATAAAGCGTGCTCACGCTTATATTTCTGTAGAGCAAAAAATTTTAGTGGGACAAGCGACCATGATCGAATTAGCGACCTACAAACTGAGCTACGCCCGCAAAGTATAAAATTTCTGATACGTTAGCACAGGAAGTGTAAAATCTCTAACATGCCAGCGCAAAAAGTCAATTGACTATTTAAGTAGATTCTTTTACTTCAAACTGTATTATAGTTTTAATTATATGTAAAATCGTGGGGTTTCTAATAAATTCAGCATACGCGTTTATCGGTGGTGTGGTACTTAACTTTATGCCTTGTGTTTTTCCTGTTCTTTCTCTAAAAGCAGCAGCAATAATCACTAGTCCTGGCAACTCATTTAAACTGAAGTTAAATGGCATAGCTTACACTCTTGGAGTATTGACTAGCATGTTGATATTGTCCTTAACGCTACTAACGTTACGTAACATAGGTTATGCAATGGACTGGGGTTTTCATATACGATCTCCCATTTTTGTAATAATATTACTATATGTAATGTTTGCAATAGGCCTATGTTTCTG
This portion of the Wolbachia endosymbiont of Ctenocephalides felis wCfeF genome encodes:
- a CDS encoding Phosphate import ATP-binding protein PstB, with the translated sequence MNDTRASVKNLNLWYGSKQVLFDINLDIYKRKVTTFIGPSGCGKSTFLRCFNRMNDYVPGCKAVGELVINGLGNIYSRDMDVVLLRAKVGMVFQKPNPFPKSIYDNVAYGPKLHGMVKNKQKLDEMVENSLTKVGLWEELKDRLQDSALDLSGGQQQRLCIARAIAVKPTILLMDEPCSALDPMATNAIENLIQELKLRFTIIMVTHSMKQAKKLSDSVIFFCNGKIVESGSVQKIFEDAQSPLTKEYILDH
- a CDS encoding 4-hydroxy-tetrahydrodipicolinate reductase — its product is MKIRVGVIGCLGRMGKKILSELTTNTKVEIAGAVARADSKYVGLDIGPIIGHSFNLGIKVISSISDVFESSDVVIDFTTKECMLDCLKAAVRFKKPLVSGTTGIESIDLKEYAAEVPILWSANMSVGVNVLLKLVKKAAGLLGNEYDAEIWEMHHNLKKDSPSGTAIELGKAIASASKRDFQQYYHSYLKIREKGEIGFAVSRGGGVIGDHSVMFVNSDERIELSHKAIDRTTFAKGAVQAVIWLYENKRGTPGLYSMQDVI